In a single window of the Dryobates pubescens isolate bDryPub1 chromosome Z, bDryPub1.pri, whole genome shotgun sequence genome:
- the LOC104304322 gene encoding uncharacterized protein LOC104304322, protein MSGVALRSLCALCRARAPVSRGSPAAAGSAWVRPRGPSSGRRPGPGTSGAVRVAPGQTRAGSRVWSRCPRGPGRRIPVEEVRRSRRLLPLDGSPLVLGMSHTVANGGLIPAEKLPPRGTHPAPYGACPSVTEWETPWSHAPTCAGVLRPATGEPLTPAAEEICLLPNNKLPCPLSPQLVPFLASGALWRQSWLAYSTKEERPVGRYPVPNKKDMPYDIVELMEEVEKKTGFLPNIFKAMSHRPAEFRAFFAYYNAIMNKDTGQLSKADKELIIVATSVVNRCPYCVIAHGALHRIYSKQPALADQVTVNWKLADLSDRELAMLEFALAICRADNITEEHFQKLERHGFGREDAWDIAMISAFFAMSNRIAHFIDLRPNREFYTMGRMPHGEKEDEA, encoded by the exons ATGAGCGGCGTCGCGCTGCGCTCTCTGTGCGCTCTGTGCCGCGCCCGCGCGCCCGTGAGTAGGGGCTCGCCCGCGGCCGCGGGGAGCGCGTGGGTCCGACCGCGGGGCCCAAGCAGCGGGAGGCGCCCGGGCCCCGGCACCTCTGGGGCGGTGAGGGTGGCTCCTGGCCAAACGCGGGCTGGGAGCCGGGTCTGGTCTCGGTGCCCTCGGGGGCCCGGCCGTCGCATCCCGGTAGAGGAGGTCCGCCGAAGCCGCCGCCTTCTGCCCCTGGACGGTTCCCCGCTCGTCCTCGGGATGTCACACACCGTCGCAAACGGAGGATTAATTCCCGCCGAGAAGCTGCCGCCCCGTGGCACGCACCCTGCGCCCTACGGGGCTTGTCCTTCCGTGACAGAGTGGGAAACCCCCTGGAGCCATGCCCCGACGTGTGCGGGCGTGCTCCGGCCCGCAACTGGGGAACCGCTGACCCCC GCTGCTGAGGAGATATGTCTGCTTCCAAATAACAAACTGCCCTGTCCCCTTTCTCCCCAGCTGGTGCCTTTCCTGGCCTCAGGGGCACTCTGGAGGCAGTCCTGGCTAGCATACAGCACCAAGGAGGAGAGGCCTGTTGGGCGGTACCCAGTACCCAACAAGAAGGACATGCCATATGACATCGTGGAGCTCATGGAGGAAGTAGAGAAGAAG ACTGGATTCCTGCCCAATATCTTCAAAGCTATGTCTCACAGACCTGCTGAATTCAGAGCTTTTTTTGCTTACTACAATGCCATTATGAACAAAGACACAG GGCAGCTCAGCAAGGCAGACAAAGAACTCATCATTGTGGCTACAAGTGTTGTGAACAGATGTCCCTACTGTGTGATTGCGCATGGAGCACTGCATCGGATCTACtccaagcagccagcactggctgACCAG GTGACTGTGAACTGGAAGCTGGCTGACCTGAGCGACCGGGAGCTGGCAATGCTGGAGTTTGCTCTCGCCATCTGCCGTGCTGACAACATCACTGAAGAGCATTTCCAGAAGCTGGAGAGGCATGGGTTTGGCCGTGAAGATGCCTGGGACATAGCCatgatttctgctttctttgccaTGTCTAATCGTATAGCTCACTTCATTGACCTGCGCCCAAACAGGGAGTTCTACACTATGGGCAGGATGCCACatggggagaaggaggatgAAGCTTAG
- the TRMT10B gene encoding tRNA methyltransferase 10 homolog B — translation MPEAPLPPQRNVLRKRRRWERVLAARRRKRAQERERSRARRAENPGAASRNGGRALASLAKERLLEARASGPRLCIDLGVAARMTEKETSRLASQIRRLYGANRRAEKPFWLCLTEFTEGSLIYRECLRMNDGFSSYLMDTTQESYLDLFPLDAIVYLTPDSDNVLEDIEADKVYVLGGLVDESIHKKLTLQRAQEQALQTARLPIREYMVKSSSTRNYHSETLAINQVFDVLSTYYETRSWPAALKAGVAAGKGYVLPDAAK, via the exons ATGCCTGAGGCTCCGCTGCCCCCACAGCGGAACGTGCTGCGGAAGCGGAGGCGCTGGGAGCGGGTACTGGCGGCGAGGAGGAGGAAGCGGGCGCAGGagcgggagaggagcagggcccGGCGGGCCGAGAACCCAG GGGCTGCCAGCCGGAATGGTGGCAGGGCCCTGGCCTCCCTCGCCAAGGAACGGCTTCTGGAGGCCCGGGCCTCGGGACCGCGGCTCTGCATAGACCTCGGCGTGGCTGCCCGTATGACAGAGAAG GAGACGAGCCGCCTGGCCTCCCAGATCAGGAGACTCTACGGGGCGAACAGGCGAGCAGAGAAGCCCTTCTGGCTCTGCCTGACAGAGTTCACAGAGGGCTCGCTGATCTACAGGGAGTGCTTGCGCATGAACGACGGCTTCTCCAGCTACTTG ATGGATACGACTCAAGAAAGCTACCTGGACCTGTTCCCTTTAGATGCAATTGTTTATCTCACTCCTGACTCAGACAACG TCCTTGAAGATATTGAGGCAGATAAAGTGTATGTCCTTGGAGGCCTGGTGGATGAGAGTATTCACAAG AAGCTGACCCTGCagagggcacaggagcaggcccTGCAGACAGCCCGGCTGCCCATCCGCGAGTACATGGTGAaatccagcagcaccaggaactACCACTCGGAGACGCTGGCGATCAACCAAG TCTTTGATGTTCTGTCCACTTACTACGAGACCCGAagctggccagcagccctgaaggcTGGAGTTGCCGCTGGAAAAGGCTATGTGCTGCCGGATGCAGCGAAGTAA